From Bacteroidota bacterium, the proteins below share one genomic window:
- a CDS encoding DegT/DnrJ/EryC1/StrS family aminotransferase, translating into MKRIIQIAQPSLGEEEWNALREPVFSGWVTQGPKVKEFEKLFAGRHQVKHALAVSNCTTALHLALLAAGIKKGDEVILPSFTWVATANAVLYCNATPVFCDIDLSTFNMDVKKIKKKISRRTKAIIPVHLFGLCADIDEIKKIAPHLLIIEDAACAAGAEYKGKPAGSLGTLGCFSFHPRKSITTGEGGMLTTNDDALAEKINSLRNHGASISEEQRHHGSKPYILPEFKMLGFNYRMTDLQGAVGAVQIKKLDDYIDERNKWANYYSSELKNIKWLKTPVVPKGYRHGWQSYVLLIDEKKSPMKRNEIMEELQQKGISTRPGTHAVHLLEFYAKKFNLKQKDFPSAYLADKFSMSIPLHNKMTEEDFIYVVKAIKSFK; encoded by the coding sequence ATGAAGCGAATAATCCAAATTGCTCAGCCCTCTCTTGGCGAAGAAGAATGGAATGCGCTGCGCGAACCGGTTTTCAGCGGATGGGTTACGCAGGGACCAAAAGTAAAAGAGTTTGAAAAACTTTTTGCCGGGCGGCATCAGGTTAAACACGCGCTCGCGGTTTCCAATTGCACCACGGCTTTGCATCTTGCGCTTCTTGCTGCCGGAATTAAAAAAGGCGATGAAGTAATACTTCCCTCGTTCACCTGGGTGGCAACTGCCAACGCGGTTTTGTATTGCAATGCCACTCCTGTTTTCTGTGATATTGATTTATCCACTTTCAACATGGATGTAAAAAAAATTAAGAAGAAAATTTCCCGCAGAACAAAAGCCATTATTCCTGTTCATCTGTTCGGATTGTGCGCGGATATAGATGAAATAAAAAAAATTGCTCCACATCTTTTAATAATTGAAGACGCTGCTTGCGCTGCAGGCGCAGAATATAAAGGAAAACCTGCCGGAAGTTTGGGAACGCTCGGATGTTTTTCTTTTCACCCGAGAAAATCAATTACCACGGGCGAAGGTGGAATGCTCACCACCAACGATGATGCGCTCGCAGAAAAAATTAATTCACTGCGCAATCATGGTGCTTCCATTTCGGAAGAACAGCGGCATCACGGCAGCAAGCCATACATTCTTCCCGAATTTAAAATGCTCGGCTTCAATTACCGCATGACTGATTTGCAGGGAGCAGTGGGCGCTGTGCAGATAAAAAAATTAGATGACTATATTGATGAGCGCAACAAATGGGCAAATTATTATTCCAGCGAACTGAAAAATATTAAATGGCTGAAAACTCCTGTTGTGCCGAAGGGATACAGGCATGGATGGCAGAGTTATGTTTTGCTTATTGACGAAAAAAAATCTCCCATGAAGCGAAATGAAATCATGGAAGAACTCCAGCAAAAAGGAATCAGCACGCGCCCGGGAACTCACGCGGTACACCTGCTTGAATTTTACGCAAAGAAATTTAACCTCAAGCAAAAAGATTTTCCTTCGGCATACCTTGCTGATAAATTTTCTATGTCAATTCCCCTGCATAATAAAATGACAGAAGAAGATTTTATTTATGTGGTGAAGGCAATTAAATCTTTCAAATGA
- a CDS encoding ABC transporter ATP-binding protein — protein MSDTVIKVENLSKQYRLGKIGTGTLSHDLNRWWAGIRGKEDPYLKIGFENKISLNGGSEYVWALRNVNFEVRQGDVLGIIGKNGAGKSTILKILSRVTSPTLGEVKIKGRIASLLEVGTGFHPELTGRENIFLNGAILGMTKNEIRKQFDEIVDFSGVEKYIDTPVKRYSSGMYVRLAFAVAAHLEPEILIVDEVLAVGDAEFQKKCLGKMKDVSLQGRTVLFVSHNMPSLRALCNKGIFLKNGTIEFSGTSEDAITKYLQSSFELYSEKNGIEKNIPEKLSKHNSGDGKFRKAFILNEAGEIANRFFFREKLKINLEFEVHKKIEDANVLVGVVSKFGETIASAVSDNEQYKRNSFEKGLHKIELLLNTNLMPDSYALRFSVFYFHTGSSVDVIEYFYPFEVLKETKAGDFEYPWATVHGYIEPLSEWQIQKV, from the coding sequence ATGAGCGACACAGTCATTAAAGTTGAAAACCTGAGTAAGCAGTACCGGCTTGGAAAAATCGGAACAGGAACTCTTTCGCACGATTTAAATCGCTGGTGGGCCGGCATACGCGGAAAAGAAGACCCCTATTTAAAAATAGGATTTGAAAATAAAATTTCTCTCAATGGAGGCAGCGAATATGTGTGGGCGCTTCGCAATGTGAACTTTGAAGTAAGGCAGGGAGATGTGCTGGGCATCATCGGAAAAAACGGTGCGGGAAAATCCACCATTCTGAAAATTCTTTCCCGCGTAACCTCTCCCACATTGGGAGAAGTGAAAATCAAAGGCAGAATCGCAAGTTTGCTTGAAGTGGGAACCGGATTTCATCCCGAACTTACCGGCAGGGAAAATATTTTTCTCAACGGAGCCATTCTAGGAATGACAAAAAATGAAATCCGGAAACAGTTTGACGAGATTGTGGATTTTTCAGGAGTGGAAAAATATATTGACACGCCTGTGAAACGGTATTCTTCCGGCATGTATGTTCGGCTTGCGTTTGCAGTTGCCGCTCATCTTGAACCCGAAATTTTAATTGTGGACGAAGTGCTTGCTGTAGGCGATGCGGAATTTCAGAAAAAATGTTTGGGAAAAATGAAAGATGTTTCGCTGCAGGGAAGAACGGTTTTATTTGTGAGCCACAATATGCCTTCGCTACGTGCGCTTTGCAACAAAGGAATTTTTCTGAAGAACGGAACGATTGAATTTTCGGGAACTTCCGAAGATGCCATTACTAAATATCTGCAATCCAGTTTTGAATTGTATAGTGAGAAGAATGGAATTGAAAAAAATATACCCGAAAAACTGAGCAAACATAATTCCGGGGACGGGAAATTCAGGAAAGCATTTATCCTCAATGAAGCCGGAGAAATTGCCAATAGATTTTTTTTCAGAGAAAAACTGAAAATAAATTTGGAATTCGAAGTGCATAAAAAAATCGAGGACGCAAATGTGTTGGTGGGAGTGGTTTCAAAGTTCGGGGAGACAATCGCATCCGCTGTTTCGGATAATGAACAGTATAAACGAAATTCATTTGAGAAGGGGCTGCATAAAATTGAATTGCTATTAAATACGAATCTTATGCCGGATTCATACGCCTTGAGGTTCAGTGTTTTTTATTTTCATACCGGAAGTTCGGTGGATGTGATTGAGTATTTTTACCCCTTTGAAGTGCTGAAAGAAACCAAAGCGGGCGATTTCGAATATCCCTGGGCAACTGTTCATGGCTACATTGAACCCCTATCAGAATGGCAAATTCAAAAAGTATAA
- a CDS encoding SDR family NAD(P)-dependent oxidoreductase, translated as MNNIKDSRVLVIGGAGFIGGFIVAELLKEGAKEVIIYDNFARGKMENIKNSLNDSRCKIFSLGGDIRDTDILNDAMKGVDYVIHLAAMWLLHCKDYPRTAFDVNIGGTFNVLETCVKNNVKKLIYSSSASVYGDAVEVPMTEEHPFNNKNFYGATKIAGEAMCTAFNDRYGLPVIGLRYMNVYGPGQDQHAVYSGVVPIMLNKIDANEPPTINGDGSQAYDFIYVEDVAHCNVDALKSDVKFGYYNVGTGVQTTVKKLCDTILALRKSNLKVNYKPYSADDARALVKNRIGSTEKAEKELGFKHKYNLVQGLTRLIEWRDATMNKPVAV; from the coding sequence ATGAATAACATTAAAGACAGCAGAGTTCTCGTCATCGGAGGCGCGGGCTTCATAGGTGGATTTATTGTGGCTGAACTTTTAAAAGAGGGCGCGAAAGAAGTTATCATCTACGACAACTTCGCGCGCGGAAAAATGGAGAACATCAAAAATTCCCTGAACGATTCACGATGCAAAATTTTTTCGCTCGGAGGCGACATCCGTGATACGGATATTCTGAACGATGCCATGAAGGGAGTGGATTATGTAATTCATCTTGCTGCCATGTGGCTTCTGCACTGCAAAGATTATCCGCGCACAGCATTTGATGTAAATATTGGCGGAACTTTTAATGTACTGGAAACATGCGTGAAAAATAATGTGAAGAAATTAATTTATTCCTCTTCCGCTTCGGTATATGGCGATGCGGTGGAAGTTCCCATGACCGAAGAACATCCGTTCAACAATAAAAATTTTTATGGAGCAACTAAAATTGCAGGCGAGGCCATGTGCACTGCTTTTAATGACAGGTACGGCCTGCCTGTAATCGGTTTGCGCTACATGAATGTATATGGCCCCGGGCAAGACCAACATGCAGTTTACAGCGGAGTTGTTCCCATCATGCTGAATAAAATTGATGCGAATGAACCGCCAACTATAAATGGCGATGGCTCGCAGGCATACGATTTCATTTATGTGGAAGATGTGGCGCACTGCAATGTAGATGCGCTGAAGAGCGATGTGAAATTTGGATATTACAATGTGGGGACCGGTGTGCAAACAACCGTAAAAAAATTATGCGATACAATTCTTGCTCTGAGAAAATCAAACCTGAAAGTGAATTACAAACCTTACAGCGCAGACGATGCGCGCGCGCTGGTGAAAAACAGAATCGGCTCTACGGAGAAAGCCGAAAAAGAACTTGGCTTCAAACATAAATATAATCTCGTGCAGGGCTTAACACGGTTGATTGAATGGCGCGATGCAACTATGAATAAACCGGTTGCGGTTTAA
- a CDS encoding T9SS type A sorting domain-containing protein, with translation MPSFSFAQTFAGGVGHSLAVCKDGIVKICGWNLSGQLGDSTLPDTAVPMQINSLSGIISVAAGGSFSFALKNDGTVWAWGRNYGGELGDGTTSTTGCKCKPPVQVIGLSGVIAIDASGHALALKNDGTVWAWGYNLFGELGDSTTVNKSSPVQVKVLTGIIAIEAGASHSLALKNDGTVWAWGRNDNGQLGDGTTIDRWTPVKVDSLTSIMAIDAGANHSLALKNDSTVWVWGANATGQFGNGTNTNSFVPIQVNSGILAISGGNTFSLFIKKDSTVWSCGENTEGELGDGTTTDRWTPVKVNSLTNVIAIAASTHYHCLAMKSDSTLWAWGYGQYGQLGNGIFYPTGCGCMPTPVQVIGGVCPNTAAVNEIEEENNIAVYPNPANENFTIKSSAQISSVEIVNVLGEKVYSTIEPSNHLTIDSSTSLTINLSNQPQRIYFLQINTIEKIYTAKIIIQH, from the coding sequence TTGCCATCTTTTTCTTTTGCGCAGACGTTTGCAGGTGGCGTTGGACATTCCTTAGCGGTTTGCAAAGATGGTATTGTAAAAATTTGTGGATGGAATCTCTCCGGTCAATTAGGAGACAGCACGCTTCCCGATACGGCTGTACCCATGCAAATAAATTCTCTTTCAGGAATTATTTCAGTGGCTGCAGGGGGTAGTTTTTCGTTTGCATTAAAAAATGACGGTACGGTTTGGGCTTGGGGAAGAAATTATGGGGGTGAATTGGGCGATGGAACCACCAGTACCACTGGATGCAAGTGTAAGCCGCCCGTACAGGTAATCGGGCTTTCGGGCGTTATTGCCATTGATGCTTCAGGACATGCTCTTGCGCTTAAAAATGACGGAACGGTTTGGGCGTGGGGATATAATTTATTCGGGGAATTGGGCGACAGCACCACTGTAAATAAATCTTCTCCTGTGCAGGTGAAAGTGCTCACCGGAATTATTGCAATTGAAGCAGGCGCTTCCCATTCCCTTGCACTTAAAAATGACGGAACAGTTTGGGCTTGGGGAAGAAATGATAATGGACAATTAGGTGATGGAACTACCATAGACAGATGGACTCCTGTTAAAGTTGACTCTCTCACAAGTATTATGGCTATTGATGCCGGAGCAAATCATTCTCTTGCCTTGAAAAATGACAGCACGGTTTGGGTTTGGGGCGCTAACGCTACCGGGCAATTCGGGAACGGCACCAATACCAATAGTTTTGTTCCTATACAGGTAAACTCAGGGATTCTTGCTATTTCAGGCGGAAATACTTTTTCGCTTTTCATAAAAAAAGACAGTACGGTTTGGAGCTGCGGGGAAAATACTGAAGGCGAACTTGGAGACGGTACAACAACAGACAGATGGACTCCGGTAAAAGTGAATTCTCTTACTAATGTTATTGCCATTGCCGCAAGTACTCATTATCATTGCCTTGCCATGAAAAGCGACAGCACGCTTTGGGCATGGGGATACGGCCAATATGGCCAATTAGGAAATGGAATATTTTACCCGACAGGATGCGGCTGTATGCCAACACCCGTGCAGGTGATTGGCGGAGTTTGTCCGAACACGGCAGCAGTAAATGAAATTGAAGAGGAGAACAATATTGCTGTTTATCCCAATCCGGCAAATGAAAACTTTACAATTAAATCTTCTGCACAAATTTCTTCTGTTGAAATTGTAAATGTGCTGGGAGAGAAAGTGTATTCAACCATTGAACCATCTAATCATCTAACCATTGACAGTTCGACTTCACTCACCATAAATTTATCAAACCAGCCGCAAAGAATTTATTTTTTACAGATAAATACAATAGAAAAAATATATACGGCAAAAATCATCATTCAACATTAA
- the asnB gene encoding asparagine synthase (glutamine-hydrolyzing): MCGIAGIFNLNQEPVAESVIKKMAEQIAHRGPDGEGHFVEGNIALAHRRLAILDISSRGAQPMSSKNGVWILIFNGCIYNFPELKKELQKKGHEFISTTDTEVIVEGLAEYGTGFFERLNGMFAVAAWNKKEKQLILSRDRFGVKPLYYWFNGKSLVFASEIKAIVAHPEFRMKLNYEALNEYFTFQNLFAYHTLFDGVIMLPPANTVKVDSTSSFVKHNSWWDYDFSEPDEKMSFADAKNETQRLFKQAVARQMISDVPVGSYLSGGMDSGSITAIASQQVKRLTTFTCGFDMSEVTGVEANYDERKAAELMANYFKTEHYEQIINAGDLSWSLPRVVYHLEDLRVGMSYPNYYISRLASKFVKVCLQGTGGDELYGGYPWRYYRVFNSVNQKEFFNLYYDFWQRLVPDERKNELFTGTVKISNASKPRKVFENVFLFNEKLKYDSPEQHIQNSLFFEIKTFLPGLLLVGDKLSMANGLEERFPFLDNDLVNFAQKIPVKHKLGNLKKEIERIDENLEKKKSVYHEFDDGKNVLRKAMLDFLPQKIINRKKQGFSAPDESWYRGENAQYVKELLLNKKTVSSEFINKKFIKATVDEHINKKINHRLLIWSFMNFEWWCRIFLNGEKIRD, from the coding sequence GTGTGCGGCATAGCAGGAATATTTAATTTGAACCAGGAACCGGTTGCAGAATCAGTCATTAAAAAAATGGCTGAACAAATTGCGCACCGCGGTCCCGATGGAGAAGGTCATTTTGTGGAAGGCAATATTGCGCTTGCTCACAGGCGGCTTGCCATACTTGATATTTCTTCGCGCGGAGCGCAGCCCATGTCTTCCAAAAATGGGGTATGGATTTTGATTTTCAACGGATGCATTTATAATTTTCCCGAACTTAAAAAAGAACTTCAGAAAAAAGGACATGAATTTATTTCCACCACCGATACAGAAGTTATCGTGGAAGGATTAGCCGAGTACGGAACCGGGTTTTTCGAGCGGCTCAACGGAATGTTTGCCGTTGCCGCATGGAACAAAAAAGAAAAACAGTTAATTCTTTCCCGCGACAGGTTTGGCGTGAAGCCGCTGTATTATTGGTTTAACGGAAAGTCGCTCGTATTTGCTTCCGAAATAAAAGCAATCGTTGCACATCCTGAGTTCAGGATGAAATTAAATTATGAAGCGCTGAATGAATATTTCACATTTCAGAATCTTTTTGCGTATCACACTTTGTTCGATGGTGTAATCATGCTTCCACCAGCCAACACGGTGAAAGTTGATTCAACGAGCAGTTTTGTAAAACATAATTCGTGGTGGGATTATGATTTTTCTGAACCGGATGAGAAAATGAGTTTTGCAGATGCAAAAAATGAAACGCAGCGGTTGTTCAAACAGGCAGTAGCGCGCCAAATGATTTCTGATGTTCCGGTTGGTTCTTATTTATCAGGAGGAATGGATTCGGGTTCGATTACAGCCATTGCATCGCAGCAGGTAAAACGGCTTACCACTTTCACCTGCGGATTCGACATGAGCGAAGTAACCGGAGTGGAAGCAAATTACGATGAACGCAAAGCGGCAGAACTCATGGCGAATTATTTCAAGACGGAACATTATGAGCAAATCATCAATGCCGGAGATTTAAGTTGGTCGCTTCCGCGCGTGGTTTATCATCTCGAAGATTTGCGCGTGGGCATGTCGTATCCGAATTATTATATCAGCCGGCTTGCTTCTAAATTTGTGAAGGTTTGTTTACAGGGAACAGGCGGTGATGAATTATATGGCGGTTATCCATGGAGGTATTACCGCGTTTTTAATTCTGTAAATCAAAAAGAATTTTTTAATTTATATTATGATTTCTGGCAGCGGCTTGTACCCGATGAAAGAAAAAATGAATTGTTCACCGGCACGGTAAAAATTTCAAACGCATCAAAACCCAGAAAGGTCTTTGAAAATGTTTTTCTCTTCAACGAAAAATTAAAATATGATTCACCTGAGCAGCATATTCAGAATTCATTGTTCTTCGAAATAAAAACTTTTTTACCGGGACTTCTTTTGGTGGGCGATAAACTCTCCATGGCAAACGGATTGGAAGAGCGGTTTCCGTTTTTAGATAATGATTTGGTTAACTTCGCACAAAAAATTCCTGTAAAACATAAATTAGGAAATCTGAAAAAAGAAATTGAGCGGATAGATGAAAATCTGGAAAAGAAAAAATCAGTATACCACGAATTTGATGATGGAAAAAATGTATTGCGAAAAGCCATGCTCGATTTCTTGCCCCAAAAAATAATTAACAGGAAGAAACAGGGCTTTTCTGCTCCTGATGAATCGTGGTACAGGGGAGAAAATGCGCAGTATGTAAAGGAACTGCTGCTGAATAAAAAAACCGTTTCCTCCGAGTTCATAAACAAAAAATTTATAAAAGCGACTGTTGACGAGCATATCAATAAAAAAATAAATCACCGCCTGTTAATATGGTCGTTCATGAATTTTGAATGGTGGTGCAGGATATTTTTGAACGGAGAAAAAATAAGAGATTAA
- a CDS encoding ABC transporter permease — MEKNAERWSLVLKPKSVWWDLDFHSLWKSRDLIGMFVWRDFISQYKQTVLGPLWFLIQPVISTIVFTIIFGRIAKIPTDGLPQVLFYMCGIVGWNYFADCFTKTSNTFVANAGIFGKVYFPRLVVPLSIIISNLAKFLVQFLLFIGFLFFYFSKGAQIHPNIYMLLTPFLLLIMAGLGLGLGIIISSLTTKYRDLQQLVVFGTQLLMYLTPVVYPLSFISGKMKLLFLANPMTAIIETFKFAFLGTGEFNWANLSYSAGFMLIVLLIGIFIFNKVEKSFMDTV; from the coding sequence ATGGAGAAAAATGCTGAAAGATGGTCATTGGTTCTTAAACCGAAATCGGTTTGGTGGGATTTGGATTTTCATTCTCTTTGGAAATCGCGCGATTTAATCGGAATGTTTGTGTGGCGCGATTTCATTTCGCAGTATAAGCAAACAGTTTTAGGTCCTCTCTGGTTTTTGATTCAGCCCGTAATTTCCACCATTGTATTCACAATTATTTTTGGCAGAATAGCAAAAATTCCTACCGATGGATTGCCGCAGGTTTTATTTTACATGTGTGGCATTGTGGGCTGGAATTATTTTGCCGATTGTTTTACAAAAACTTCAAACACATTCGTTGCCAATGCAGGAATTTTCGGCAAAGTTTATTTTCCAAGATTAGTAGTGCCGCTTTCAATTATTATTTCCAATCTTGCGAAATTTCTTGTGCAGTTTTTATTATTCATTGGATTTTTATTTTTTTATTTTTCCAAAGGAGCGCAAATTCATCCGAACATTTATATGCTGCTTACTCCGTTTTTACTTTTAATAATGGCGGGGCTTGGCTTAGGGCTGGGAATTATTATTTCATCGCTTACCACCAAATATCGTGACTTACAGCAACTCGTAGTTTTCGGAACCCAGCTGCTCATGTATTTAACCCCCGTTGTGTATCCGCTTTCTTTCATTTCCGGAAAAATGAAATTACTTTTTCTTGCAAATCCGATGACAGCCATCATTGAAACTTTCAAGTTTGCTTTTCTTGGAACCGGAGAATTCAATTGGGCGAATCTTTCTTACAGCGCGGGATTTATGTTGATAGTTTTGCTGATTGGAATTTTTATTTTCAATAAAGTTGAAAAAAGTTTTATGGATACTGTTTAA
- a CDS encoding acyltransferase, which translates to MGILRIILAISVVIAHSNPIFGITMVGGLIAVKAFYIISGFYMSLILNEKYTGKNNSFYLFITNRFLRLFPIYWCILLLSFLFILLVHNDTTDLYINDFPKMNFGGIFFVLFTNIALFFQDAVMFLGVDKNSGQLFFTANYHLTDPHLYKFLLVPQAWTIGVELLFYLLAPFLVRLKLIFIFILVMLSLLLRFYLNKIGLDNDPWSYRFFPSELFFFLLGNISYRIYKKYNSIKIKKAYLNLILLLVISFTILYGSISFSQKEIFYYCMIFLAIPFIFYHTKYFKIDLAIGELSYPVYLCHILLLNCLIVLKIPKIDAGYGLILIVSSILFSVLLNEVIAKKIEKKRQARVL; encoded by the coding sequence ATGGGAATACTTCGAATAATATTAGCAATCTCTGTTGTAATAGCACATTCAAATCCTATTTTTGGCATTACAATGGTGGGAGGATTAATAGCAGTAAAAGCATTTTACATCATTTCCGGTTTTTACATGTCATTAATTCTAAATGAAAAATATACAGGTAAGAACAATTCATTTTATTTGTTTATCACGAACAGATTTCTGAGATTATTTCCAATCTACTGGTGCATTCTTCTTTTATCATTTTTATTTATTCTGCTTGTTCATAACGATACAACTGATTTGTATATCAATGATTTTCCAAAAATGAATTTTGGCGGAATATTTTTTGTTTTGTTTACAAATATTGCTCTTTTTTTTCAGGATGCGGTAATGTTTTTAGGAGTAGATAAAAACAGCGGACAATTATTTTTTACTGCTAACTATCATTTAACAGATCCGCATTTATATAAATTTTTACTGGTTCCGCAAGCGTGGACTATTGGGGTGGAGTTATTATTTTATTTATTAGCCCCGTTCCTTGTGAGATTAAAATTAATCTTCATTTTCATTTTAGTAATGCTGAGTCTTTTATTGCGTTTTTATCTGAATAAAATCGGATTAGATAATGACCCCTGGTCATATCGTTTTTTCCCGTCAGAATTGTTTTTTTTCTTATTAGGAAATATTTCCTATCGTATTTATAAAAAATATAATTCGATTAAAATCAAGAAAGCATATTTGAATTTAATTTTATTATTGGTAATAAGTTTTACAATACTTTATGGTTCAATTTCTTTTTCTCAAAAAGAAATTTTTTATTACTGTATGATTTTTCTTGCCATACCATTTATTTTTTATCACACTAAATATTTTAAAATAGATTTAGCAATTGGAGAACTATCGTATCCTGTTTATTTATGTCATATACTTTTACTTAATTGTTTAATCGTATTAAAAATTCCTAAAATTGATGCAGGATACGGATTAATACTTATTGTAAGTTCAATATTATTTTCTGTTTTGTTAAATGAAGTTATTGCAAAGAAAATTGAAAAGAAAAGACAGGCAAGAGTTTTGTAA
- a CDS encoding T9SS type A sorting domain-containing protein, which translates to MFSLRSLLLFALANFLLHTFSFAQNKVIAGGGLHSLAVCSDGIVRVWGANYNGQLGDSTLPNTAVPMQINSLSGIISVAAGACHSLALKNDGTVWAWGRNQVGQLGDGTTNTNACQCKGVVQVSGLSGIIAIDAANHHSHALKNDGTVWSWGLNTFGQLGDSTTINKSSPVQVKGLTGIIAIATGNAYSLAVKNDGTVWAWGLNNNGQLGDGTTIDKWTPVLVSSLTGITAIAAGTVYSIALKNDGTVWAWGNNLSGAFGNGTNTNSSVPIQVNTGISAIAAGSYDYSLFLKKDSTVWACGDNTEGQLGDGTTTNRWNPVQSGSLNSIIAIAAGDLYHSLAMKKDSTLWAWGYNVEGGLGDGTFSTTGCGCKPSPVQVIGGVCTNTAGVNEIAEQENILLYPNPTNGVFTVSGLRSTIFGLNIYNIMGEKVTRSVIPNAVRNLTIDISNQANGIYFLQVNTIEKIYTAKIIIQH; encoded by the coding sequence ATGTTCTCTCTCCGCTCCCTTCTTCTTTTTGCTCTTGCAAATTTTTTACTGCATACTTTTTCTTTTGCGCAGAATAAAGTTATAGCAGGTGGAGGCCTCCATTCGTTAGCTGTTTGTTCTGATGGTATTGTAAGGGTTTGGGGAGCTAATTACAATGGCCAATTAGGTGACAGCACACTTCCCAATACGGCAGTTCCCATGCAAATAAATTCTCTTTCAGGAATTATTTCGGTGGCTGCAGGGGCGTGTCATTCGCTCGCACTAAAAAATGACGGAACCGTATGGGCGTGGGGCAGAAATCAGGTAGGTCAGTTGGGTGATGGAACAACCAATACCAATGCCTGCCAATGCAAAGGCGTTGTTCAGGTAAGCGGGCTTTCGGGTATTATTGCTATTGATGCTGCCAATCATCATTCTCATGCTTTGAAGAATGACGGAACGGTTTGGTCATGGGGGCTTAATACTTTTGGTCAGTTAGGCGACAGCACAACCATTAATAAATCTTCTCCCGTGCAAGTGAAAGGGCTCACCGGCATTATTGCAATTGCGACAGGTAACGCATATTCCCTTGCGGTTAAAAATGACGGAACAGTTTGGGCTTGGGGGCTCAATAATAATGGACAATTAGGTGATGGAACTACCATAGACAAATGGACTCCTGTGCTGGTAAGTTCTCTCACCGGAATTACTGCCATTGCCGCGGGTACAGTTTATTCCATTGCATTAAAAAATGACGGCACGGTTTGGGCATGGGGGAATAACCTTTCAGGAGCATTTGGCAATGGTACAAATACCAACAGTTCTGTTCCTATACAGGTAAACACTGGTATTTCCGCCATTGCTGCCGGTAGTTATGATTATTCTCTTTTTCTAAAAAAGGACAGCACGGTTTGGGCGTGCGGAGATAATACGGAAGGACAGCTTGGCGATGGCACCACTACGAACAGATGGAACCCTGTTCAATCTGGTTCTTTAAACAGTATTATTGCTATTGCGGCAGGTGATTTATATCATTCCTTGGCCATGAAAAAAGACAGCACACTTTGGGCATGGGGGTATAATGTAGAGGGTGGTTTAGGAGACGGAACATTTAGCACCACCGGCTGTGGATGCAAACCATCACCCGTGCAGGTGATTGGAGGAGTATGCACGAATACAGCGGGAGTAAATGAAATTGCAGAGCAGGAAAATATTTTACTGTATCCGAATCCAACAAACGGAGTATTTACGGTTTCTGGTTTGCGGTCTACAATTTTCGGTTTAAACATCTATAATATAATGGGCGAAAAAGTGACACGAAGTGTCATTCCGAACGCAGTGAGGAATCTCACCATTGATATTTCCAACCAAGCGAATGGAATTTATTTTTTACAGGTAAATACAATAGAAAAAATATATACGGCAAAAATCATCATTCAACATTAA